The following proteins are encoded in a genomic region of Verrucomicrobiia bacterium:
- a CDS encoding cupin domain-containing protein: protein MTQESHLGGGVIRHRLPVRPPETGADATEPRRLALPSGELAQLTDGRTAFRHIACLELREGTLRGNHRHEQKQEWFYLVAGRVTFFAVDPDSGQRMELKVEPGDLLEVAPGVAHALRVEAPGLAVEFAPQPFDPADTRPHPVFIR from the coding sequence GTGACGCAGGAATCCCATCTGGGCGGCGGCGTGATCCGACACCGTCTGCCGGTCCGGCCCCCCGAAACCGGTGCGGACGCCACCGAGCCCAGACGCCTCGCATTGCCGTCGGGCGAGCTGGCGCAATTGACCGACGGCCGGACTGCCTTCCGCCACATCGCCTGTCTGGAGCTTCGGGAAGGCACGCTTCGCGGCAACCATCGGCATGAGCAGAAGCAGGAATGGTTTTACCTCGTCGCCGGCCGGGTCACCTTTTTCGCCGTGGACCCCGACTCCGGCCAACGCATGGAACTCAAGGTGGAGCCGGGAGATCTGCTTGAGGTGGCGCCTGGCGTGGCCCATGCCCTGAGGGTCGAAGCGCCCGGCCTTGCAGTGGAGTTCGCCCCCCAGCCCTTTGACCCCGCTGACACCCGGCCGCATCCGGTGTTCATCCGCTAG